The following are encoded in a window of Desulfopila inferna genomic DNA:
- a CDS encoding YebC/PmpR family DNA-binding transcriptional regulator — translation MSGHSKWSTIKRKKGAIDAKRGKIFTRLIKEITVAARTGGGGDPDGNPRLRSAIATAKAENMPKENIARAIKKGTGEIEGEVYEEILYEGYGPGGVAVLVECMTDNRNRTVADIRHFFAKSSGNLGESGCVAWMFEKKGLIQVDKEKYSEEEIMDLALEAGADDVIEEDTEFQILTEPENFTEVRDALEEKGVEFVEAAVTMIPQNTVEITEENPARALMKLLENLEDHDDVQNVHANFDIDESLMEQIS, via the coding sequence ATGTCAGGACATTCTAAATGGTCAACTATTAAGAGAAAGAAAGGTGCAATAGACGCCAAGCGCGGCAAAATTTTCACCCGGCTGATCAAAGAGATCACCGTTGCGGCAAGAACCGGAGGAGGTGGTGATCCGGACGGTAACCCGCGCCTGCGCTCGGCAATTGCCACGGCAAAGGCAGAAAATATGCCGAAGGAAAATATTGCCAGAGCGATAAAAAAGGGCACCGGTGAAATTGAAGGCGAAGTCTACGAGGAAATCCTCTATGAGGGATATGGGCCCGGCGGTGTGGCCGTGCTCGTCGAGTGCATGACCGACAACCGTAACCGCACTGTAGCCGACATCCGCCATTTTTTTGCCAAGAGTTCCGGAAATCTCGGTGAATCAGGCTGTGTGGCCTGGATGTTCGAAAAGAAGGGTCTGATTCAGGTTGATAAAGAGAAGTATTCGGAAGAGGAGATCATGGACCTGGCGTTGGAGGCCGGAGCCGATGACGTCATTGAAGAGGATACTGAGTTTCAGATATTGACCGAACCGGAAAATTTCACTGAAGTTCGCGATGCGCTGGAGGAAAAAGGTGTTGAGTTTGTCGAAGCCGCGGTTACCATGATCCCACAGAATACCGTGGAAATCACCGAGGAAAATCCTGCCAGAGCCCTGATGAAACTTCTGGAAAACCTGGAAGATCACGATGATGTACAGAACGTTCATGCCAACTTTGATATCGATGAATCCCTGATGGAGCAGATCTCCTGA
- the ruvC gene encoding crossover junction endodeoxyribonuclease RuvC yields the protein MERILGIDPGSRITGYGIIESHRGQLGFIACGIVRTTPGYPFSVRLNEIFDGINEVVQMHGPTVAAVEDVFLSSNPRTALKLGQARGAAVVAAMQNGLSVNDYSPRKIKQAVAGYGQAEKEQIQHMVRVLLCLKGAPSSDAADALAVAICHANTLQLHI from the coding sequence ATGGAACGCATCCTAGGTATTGATCCCGGTTCCAGAATTACCGGCTACGGCATCATCGAATCGCACAGAGGGCAACTCGGCTTTATTGCCTGCGGGATTGTCAGGACAACCCCGGGCTATCCTTTTTCCGTCCGGCTCAATGAGATTTTCGACGGCATTAACGAGGTGGTTCAGATGCATGGTCCTACGGTTGCCGCTGTCGAGGATGTTTTTCTCTCCTCCAATCCAAGGACGGCACTTAAACTCGGCCAGGCGCGTGGAGCTGCCGTGGTGGCGGCCATGCAGAACGGCCTCTCGGTTAATGATTACAGCCCCAGAAAGATTAAACAGGCCGTTGCCGGCTATGGTCAGGCGGAAAAAGAGCAGATCCAGCATATGGTACGGGTCCTCCTTTGCCTCAAGGGAGCGCCAAGCAGTGACGCTGCCGATGCCTTGGCTGTGGCCATATGTCATGCAAACACCCTACAGTTACATATATGA
- the panB gene encoding 3-methyl-2-oxobutanoate hydroxymethyltransferase: MKKRKTVKEIREMKAAGSRLTMLTAYDASMARLFDSCGVDILLVGDSLGMVMLGYDSTVPVTMDEMLHHCAAVRRGAPQAFVVGDMPFGSYQLGGEDAVRNGVRFIKEAGVDGVKLEGGVEVCETVAALVRAGIPVMGHIGLTPQTAGQMGGYKVQGRDDGSASRLLQEAVALEKAGAFSIVLECIPAQLAQVISESISIAAIGIGAGVDCDGQVLVNQDMLGMFTGFTPSFVKKYANLAPIIEGAVKQYITEVKEGTFPDAAHSFGTDRSYSGIKKKSNI; encoded by the coding sequence ATGAAAAAAAGAAAAACAGTAAAAGAAATCAGGGAGATGAAAGCGGCCGGCAGCCGGCTCACCATGCTGACCGCCTACGATGCCTCCATGGCAAGGCTGTTTGACTCCTGCGGCGTCGATATTCTGCTCGTCGGCGACTCTCTGGGGATGGTTATGCTCGGTTACGATTCGACCGTCCCCGTTACCATGGATGAAATGCTGCACCATTGTGCAGCGGTACGGCGCGGTGCCCCACAGGCCTTTGTGGTGGGGGATATGCCCTTTGGTTCATACCAATTGGGGGGCGAAGATGCGGTACGCAACGGTGTCCGTTTTATCAAGGAAGCCGGTGTGGACGGCGTCAAACTCGAAGGTGGAGTGGAGGTGTGTGAAACCGTTGCAGCTCTTGTTCGTGCAGGTATTCCGGTAATGGGGCATATCGGTTTGACTCCGCAGACTGCGGGGCAGATGGGGGGCTACAAGGTTCAGGGCAGAGATGATGGCTCTGCCTCAAGACTTCTGCAGGAGGCCGTGGCTTTGGAGAAAGCAGGTGCTTTTTCAATCGTTCTGGAATGTATCCCCGCTCAACTTGCTCAAGTAATTTCAGAGTCGATCTCCATTGCCGCCATCGGTATTGGCGCCGGCGTCGATTGTGACGGTCAGGTGCTGGTAAATCAGGATATGCTGGGCATGTTCACCGGGTTCACGCCAAGTTTTGTGAAAAAGTACGCCAATCTGGCACCGATTATCGAGGGAGCTGTCAAACAATATATCACGGAAGTAAAAGAGGGAACTTTTCCCGATGCTGCCCATAGCTTTGGTACAGACAGAAGTTATAGTGGTATTAAGAAAAAAAGCAATATCTGA
- the ruvB gene encoding Holliday junction branch migration DNA helicase RuvB, giving the protein MNIEEELGGDDRLVSPAPKQRESMNDNSLRPKRLDEYIGQEQLRQSLAIFIEAAKGRDEPLDHVLFHGFPGLGKTTLSYIIANEMDAGIKVTSGPVIERQGDLAAILTSLHEGDVLFIDEIHRLNHAVEEILYPAMEDFQLDLIIGQGPGARSVKMDLPRFTLVGATTRTGLLTPPLRDRFGVILRLEFYSPEELVAIVQRSASILAMKIDEGGALELGRRSRGTPRIANRLLRRVRDFAQVGNHKVVSREVADGALNMLGVDAFGLDEMDRRIMLTIIDKFDGGPIGLETLATVVCEEKNTLEDVYEPFLIQSGFLNRTPRGRVATVNAYEHFGRKFANVLKAQPTLFDND; this is encoded by the coding sequence ATGAATATAGAAGAAGAGCTGGGTGGAGACGATAGACTTGTCAGTCCAGCGCCTAAACAACGGGAATCGATGAACGACAACAGCCTGCGGCCAAAAAGGCTGGATGAGTATATCGGCCAGGAACAGCTCCGTCAAAGTCTCGCTATTTTTATCGAGGCCGCCAAAGGGAGGGATGAACCGCTGGATCATGTTCTTTTTCACGGCTTTCCGGGACTCGGCAAGACCACCTTGTCCTATATAATTGCCAATGAAATGGATGCCGGGATCAAGGTCACCTCCGGTCCGGTCATCGAGAGACAGGGAGATCTTGCCGCCATTCTCACCAGCCTTCATGAAGGTGATGTCCTCTTTATCGATGAGATTCACCGCCTTAATCATGCCGTCGAGGAGATACTCTACCCCGCCATGGAGGATTTTCAGCTTGATCTGATAATAGGCCAGGGACCGGGGGCGCGCTCCGTGAAAATGGATCTTCCCCGCTTTACCCTGGTTGGGGCCACCACCAGAACAGGGCTTCTGACTCCGCCTCTGCGCGATCGTTTTGGAGTGATTTTGCGGTTGGAGTTCTACAGCCCAGAGGAACTGGTCGCCATTGTGCAGCGTTCCGCCTCCATCCTGGCCATGAAGATCGACGAAGGCGGCGCCCTGGAACTGGGCCGGAGATCAAGGGGAACTCCCCGGATTGCCAACAGACTGCTGCGCCGTGTGCGGGATTTCGCCCAGGTGGGGAATCATAAGGTAGTTTCCCGGGAAGTTGCTGACGGGGCGCTGAATATGCTTGGCGTCGATGCCTTCGGGCTGGACGAAATGGACCGCAGAATTATGCTGACGATCATCGATAAATTCGACGGCGGGCCGATCGGCCTTGAAACCCTTGCCACCGTCGTTTGTGAGGAGAAGAATACCCTGGAAGATGTTTATGAACCGTTTCTTATTCAGTCCGGTTTCCTCAACAGAACTCCGCGGGGACGGGTGGCAACGGTGAATGCCTATGAGCACTTCGGCAGAAAATTCGCCAATGTACTCAAGGCGCAGCCGACATTGTTTGACAATGATTAG
- a CDS encoding HD domain-containing protein — protein sequence MTHFLPQALMRAVALVEKHHFPFYITGGTLRDRLLGRNPADFDITVKEGALQCCRDLLHVLHGGALVKLGTDTEEAARVVWQGNCIDFSAFRKGAQTIEEELHHRDFSINALAVELRHSHEPCAHLIDPLGGLWDLREGILRCCPEAFADDPLRMLRGYRLRAELGFTMDNECITMVRQHCKEIRKSAMERVHYELDRIMSTASAAEVFKDMAGTGLLWEILPELEEGVGLEQPGYHHEDVFHHSILALQCLDRVMAEPNRYFAEHAETVTDYLGDDARRRRLRWSALFHDLGKPSTFSSGTMGGRITFYNHDRVGREIFADIARRLRMSRVEAERIGLLIEMHMHPFHLSNVRRKGRLSRRALLRICKKAGNELPGLFVLAMADSLAGQGELKPADMEQELSCLFDEIKTADEKLVQPALHGEKLVTGNDLIGIFHLSPGPYFREILDELEVARVEEKVRTREDALSWVGNYIENDN from the coding sequence TTGACGCACTTTCTCCCTCAAGCACTCATGAGGGCAGTGGCGCTGGTGGAGAAGCACCATTTTCCCTTCTATATCACCGGCGGAACCCTGAGGGACCGGCTGCTCGGCAGGAATCCCGCGGATTTTGATATTACCGTGAAAGAGGGTGCTCTGCAATGTTGCAGGGATTTGCTGCATGTTTTGCATGGCGGCGCTCTGGTCAAACTGGGCACGGATACGGAGGAAGCGGCGAGAGTGGTCTGGCAGGGCAACTGCATTGACTTCTCAGCCTTCCGGAAAGGAGCGCAAACAATTGAAGAGGAACTTCATCATCGTGATTTTTCCATCAATGCCCTGGCCGTGGAGCTGCGTCACAGCCATGAACCCTGTGCCCATCTTATCGATCCGCTGGGCGGCCTGTGGGATCTCCGGGAAGGTATTTTGCGCTGCTGTCCCGAGGCCTTTGCTGATGATCCTCTGCGCATGCTGCGGGGCTATCGGCTGCGTGCCGAATTAGGTTTTACCATGGACAATGAATGTATCACCATGGTGAGGCAGCACTGCAAAGAAATCCGCAAGAGTGCTATGGAGCGTGTCCACTATGAGCTTGACAGGATCATGTCGACAGCTTCTGCGGCCGAAGTTTTTAAAGATATGGCCGGAACAGGCCTGCTCTGGGAGATACTGCCGGAGCTTGAAGAGGGCGTGGGCCTCGAGCAGCCCGGCTACCATCATGAGGATGTTTTTCATCACAGCATTCTGGCGCTGCAGTGCCTTGACCGGGTGATGGCCGAGCCAAACAGGTATTTCGCCGAACACGCCGAGACGGTAACAGATTACCTGGGTGATGATGCGCGCCGCAGACGTTTACGCTGGTCAGCTCTTTTTCATGATTTGGGCAAGCCCTCAACCTTTTCATCTGGTACAATGGGTGGCAGGATAACCTTTTACAATCATGACCGGGTCGGCAGAGAGATTTTTGCAGATATTGCCCGGCGGTTGCGCATGAGCAGGGTGGAGGCGGAAAGAATCGGTTTGCTTATAGAGATGCATATGCATCCTTTTCATCTCAGCAATGTGCGCAGAAAGGGTCGACTCAGCCGCAGGGCGCTCCTCAGGATTTGCAAAAAAGCGGGAAATGAGCTGCCGGGACTGTTTGTGCTGGCCATGGCGGACAGTCTTGCCGGACAGGGAGAGTTGAAACCTGCTGATATGGAGCAAGAGCTTTCCTGCCTGTTTGATGAAATCAAGACCGCTGATGAAAAGCTGGTGCAGCCGGCACTCCATGGCGAGAAGCTGGTAACGGGAAATGATCTTATCGGGATTTTTCATCTTTCACCGGGGCCTTACTTCAGGGAAATTCTCGATGAGCTGGAGGTTGCACGGGTCGAGGAAAAAGTCCGGACCAGGGAAGATGCTTTATCCTGGGTAGGAAACTATATTGAAAATGATAACTAA
- the rsmH gene encoding 16S rRNA (cytosine(1402)-N(4))-methyltransferase RsmH has translation MSDGLERIHIPVLAAEVLQYLQPHAGGLYVDGTLGLGGHTESILQAGEPDNRVVAFEWDENAITLAEKRLQRFGNRITIVRRNFAELAEGLDELGVDEIDGLLIDIGLSSLQLEQGGRGFSFLQDEPLDMRMDTRRRMTAAKLVANCREEELADIIYYYGEEKQARRIAAEIVSSRKKEPIATSKQLASVVARAIPRRFHPKKIHVATKTFQGLRIAVNTELENLSSIINAAVGFLKPGARFCIITFHSLEDRIVKRKFREHDHFKVITPKPVTASPEEVRENPRSRSAKLRVAVRKD, from the coding sequence ATGTCTGACGGCCTGGAGCGCATCCATATCCCGGTACTCGCCGCCGAAGTGCTGCAGTATCTGCAGCCCCATGCGGGCGGTCTGTATGTGGATGGTACTCTAGGGCTGGGCGGCCATACCGAATCGATTCTTCAGGCAGGTGAACCGGACAACCGGGTAGTGGCTTTCGAATGGGATGAGAATGCCATCACTCTCGCTGAGAAAAGGCTGCAGAGGTTCGGCAACAGAATTACCATCGTTCGCCGGAATTTTGCAGAGCTTGCCGAAGGTTTGGACGAATTGGGAGTAGATGAAATAGATGGGCTTTTGATCGATATCGGTCTTTCCTCCCTGCAGCTTGAACAGGGGGGACGAGGGTTCAGCTTTCTGCAGGATGAGCCGCTCGATATGCGAATGGACACACGGCGCCGGATGACGGCGGCAAAGCTGGTGGCCAACTGCAGGGAAGAAGAACTAGCCGATATTATTTATTATTACGGTGAAGAAAAACAGGCTCGAAGAATCGCAGCGGAAATTGTCAGCTCCAGGAAAAAGGAACCCATAGCAACCTCGAAGCAGCTGGCGAGTGTAGTCGCAAGAGCAATACCGCGACGATTTCATCCAAAGAAAATACATGTGGCAACCAAGACGTTTCAGGGGTTGCGGATAGCCGTCAATACCGAGCTGGAAAACCTTTCTTCCATAATCAATGCGGCTGTAGGATTCCTCAAGCCTGGTGCAAGGTTTTGTATCATTACCTTTCACAGCCTTGAAGACAGAATAGTAAAAAGAAAATTTCGGGAGCATGACCATTTCAAGGTAATAACGCCTAAGCCTGTCACTGCTTCCCCGGAAGAGGTAAGGGAAAACCCGAGATCCCGCAGTGCCAAGTTAAGAGTAGCAGTCAGGAAAGACTGA
- a CDS encoding thiamine biosynthesis protein, whose protein sequence is MTKEVTALSLFSGGLDSILASRVVASQGIKVIAVKFVSPFFDYDILQDIQGYKEKIRKLYSLDVFVEDITESYLDLLHHPVHGFGKNFNPCIDCKIFMFERARRMMVELGASFLISGEVLGQRPMSQRRDTLNVIERDSGSRDILLRPLSARLMRPTRAEEQGLVDRQKLLDFSGRGRSRQIALAKSYGISEFPAPAGGCRLADPILSKRFAAIYGGDFVVPPEKIETADILCLMTGRQFLLPGGGWLVLGRDEMDNDRLTSLKRNDDILICMESHPGPRALLRRTSLLYQDRARLAADMELAMGLVVRYAKKVDGRHVPQKIVVRQDGETRTIIRDPLVGEEYPDWMI, encoded by the coding sequence ATGACTAAAGAAGTAACCGCGCTGTCTCTTTTTTCCGGCGGCCTCGACTCCATCCTTGCCAGTCGGGTCGTAGCCTCTCAGGGAATTAAAGTAATAGCCGTAAAATTTGTTTCGCCTTTTTTTGATTATGACATACTTCAGGATATCCAGGGGTATAAAGAAAAAATCAGGAAATTATATTCTCTCGATGTGTTCGTTGAAGATATCACCGAGTCTTACCTGGATCTTCTTCATCATCCGGTCCATGGGTTCGGCAAAAATTTCAATCCCTGCATCGACTGCAAAATTTTCATGTTTGAAAGGGCGCGCCGGATGATGGTGGAACTGGGTGCTTCCTTCCTGATCTCGGGAGAGGTGTTGGGCCAGCGTCCCATGTCGCAGCGCCGGGATACCCTCAATGTTATCGAACGTGATTCCGGCAGTCGGGATATACTGCTGCGGCCGCTCTCGGCTCGGCTTATGAGACCCACCAGAGCGGAAGAGCAGGGACTGGTTGACCGGCAAAAGCTTCTTGACTTCAGCGGGCGCGGGCGTTCCCGCCAGATTGCCCTGGCAAAAAGTTACGGCATCAGCGAGTTTCCTGCTCCGGCAGGCGGCTGCCGTCTGGCGGATCCGATTCTCAGCAAACGTTTTGCCGCCATTTATGGCGGTGATTTTGTGGTGCCGCCCGAGAAGATCGAAACGGCTGATATTCTCTGCCTGATGACCGGCCGGCAGTTTCTTCTGCCCGGCGGAGGCTGGCTGGTTCTGGGCAGGGATGAAATGGATAACGATCGGCTGACATCATTGAAGAGGAATGACGATATCCTGATCTGCATGGAGAGCCATCCCGGTCCGAGGGCACTGTTGCGCAGGACCAGCCTGCTCTATCAGGACCGCGCCCGGTTGGCAGCGGATATGGAACTGGCCATGGGACTGGTGGTGCGTTATGCCAAAAAGGTGGATGGGAGGCATGTCCCGCAGAAAATCGTGGTCCGTCAGGATGGCGAGACCCGGACGATAATACGTGATCCTCTGGTGGGGGAGGAATATCCTGACTGGATGATTTGA
- a CDS encoding tRNA dihydrouridine synthase has product MQQSQSHFFYLAPILGVTDALFRTIYHSHFPFFDAAVAPFINPQRFANFKDKLLADILPENNTGNLPVIPQLLYNTAEDFIVLGKRLQNLGYAHLNWNLGCPSPMVAGKQRGSGLLPHPERIIEILEAVRAELSAEISVKTRLGYEHAGDLEKLLPLLEEFALKEIIIHPRIGKQLYRGHADPDGFERCRALTSHSLVYNGDILTPLDFEQLSRRFPEVDRWMIGRGALADPFLLADIRGILIPPEQKKKKIREFHDDLYDQLQTRHNGPGHLLSKMKQIWAYLIKSFPENEKMLKKIRKASTEHKYLQILETLWGK; this is encoded by the coding sequence ATGCAGCAATCACAATCTCACTTTTTCTACCTTGCTCCCATCCTTGGCGTGACGGATGCTCTGTTTCGCACTATCTACCATAGCCATTTTCCATTTTTCGATGCAGCCGTTGCACCCTTCATCAATCCCCAGCGTTTCGCTAATTTCAAGGATAAGCTGCTTGCCGACATTCTCCCGGAGAATAATACCGGAAATCTGCCGGTTATTCCGCAGCTCCTCTACAATACCGCCGAAGACTTTATAGTCCTGGGTAAACGGTTGCAGAACCTCGGTTATGCGCACCTCAACTGGAATCTGGGATGCCCCTCCCCGATGGTTGCCGGCAAACAGCGTGGTTCGGGCCTGCTGCCACACCCTGAACGAATCATAGAGATTCTCGAAGCTGTTCGCGCTGAACTGTCGGCGGAGATCTCAGTCAAGACCAGACTTGGTTATGAACATGCCGGCGACCTGGAGAAACTGCTGCCGCTGCTGGAGGAATTTGCACTGAAGGAGATCATCATTCATCCGCGGATCGGCAAACAGCTCTACCGGGGACATGCCGACCCTGATGGATTTGAGCGATGCCGGGCGCTCACCAGCCATTCTCTGGTTTACAATGGCGATATCCTCACGCCTCTTGACTTTGAGCAGCTCTCTCGCCGATTTCCGGAAGTCGATCGCTGGATGATCGGCCGGGGAGCGTTGGCTGATCCTTTCCTGCTTGCGGATATTCGCGGCATCCTGATTCCGCCCGAGCAAAAGAAAAAGAAGATCCGGGAATTTCACGACGACCTCTATGATCAGCTGCAAACACGACATAACGGTCCGGGCCATCTGCTCAGCAAAATGAAGCAGATCTGGGCCTACCTCATCAAATCATTTCCGGAAAATGAGAAAATGCTGAAAAAGATCCGCAAAGCCTCCACGGAGCATAAATACCTCCAGATACTTGAAACGTTATGGGGAAAATAA
- the ruvA gene encoding Holliday junction branch migration protein RuvA: MIATLSGKLLLRYQDRVIVDVGGVGYEVYLSAEGLSRLGECDTDIFLFIYTHVREDAIILYGFREEEEKEMFLILKTVSGIGPKLALSILSGMRVSELCRAIGSKDIKLLTSLQGVGKRTAERLCVDLQEKVGHLASETLAEHGDDLEINRNAGSIMMDVISALVNLGYPDPVARQALVAVKKRVGREPFADMSLEEMLKEGLRTLA, encoded by the coding sequence ATGATCGCAACACTATCAGGTAAATTGCTGCTGCGCTACCAGGACCGGGTCATAGTTGATGTCGGTGGAGTCGGATACGAGGTATATTTATCCGCGGAAGGTCTCTCCCGTCTCGGCGAATGCGACACCGATATCTTTCTCTTCATTTACACCCATGTCCGTGAGGATGCCATTATTCTCTATGGATTCCGTGAAGAAGAAGAAAAGGAGATGTTTCTCATCCTCAAGACTGTCTCGGGGATAGGGCCCAAGCTGGCGCTGTCCATCCTTTCCGGCATGAGGGTGAGCGAGTTGTGCCGCGCCATCGGTTCCAAGGATATAAAGCTGCTTACTTCTCTGCAGGGAGTGGGCAAAAGAACCGCGGAGAGACTCTGCGTAGATCTGCAGGAGAAGGTGGGACATCTGGCCTCCGAGACGTTAGCAGAACATGGTGATGATCTTGAGATTAACCGGAATGCCGGTTCGATTATGATGGATGTGATCTCGGCCCTGGTCAACCTCGGTTACCCTGATCCGGTAGCACGGCAGGCTCTGGTTGCGGTGAAGAAACGCGTGGGGCGGGAACCCTTTGCGGATATGTCGCTTGAAGAAATGTTGAAAGAGGGATTACGGACACTGGCATGA
- a CDS encoding SAM-dependent methyltransferase: MRKVSDYYSKKAKKDKYPARSVYKLEEVQRKYHLLRRGDSVLDLGCYPGSWSLYAAEIVGPKGIVVGVDLEQAEDRNRPESADIQWICEDITRPEMIVAVRKIRPAFKVLLSDLAPKTTGNRWADHQQSINLVRTTLMLAETLLHPKGHYLVKVFQGEDFPAFFDEVKQKFKMVKTIKPKSSRTESREVFVLGMEYEK; encoded by the coding sequence GTGCGTAAAGTAAGCGATTATTATTCAAAAAAGGCAAAAAAAGACAAGTATCCTGCCCGCTCGGTCTATAAACTCGAAGAAGTGCAGAGAAAATACCATCTGTTGCGCAGAGGCGACAGTGTTCTGGATCTGGGCTGCTATCCCGGAAGCTGGTCACTCTATGCTGCAGAGATAGTAGGACCTAAGGGGATTGTGGTGGGGGTTGACCTGGAGCAGGCCGAAGACCGGAATCGTCCGGAAAGTGCCGATATTCAATGGATATGTGAAGATATCACCAGGCCGGAGATGATTGTTGCTGTCAGGAAGATCCGCCCGGCTTTCAAGGTCCTTCTCTCGGATCTGGCACCTAAGACCACGGGCAATCGCTGGGCAGATCATCAGCAATCGATTAATCTGGTACGCACCACACTTATGCTTGCCGAGACATTGCTCCATCCCAAAGGGCATTATCTGGTCAAAGTTTTTCAAGGTGAAGACTTCCCCGCTTTCTTTGACGAGGTCAAGCAAAAATTCAAAATGGTAAAAACCATCAAGCCAAAAAGTTCGCGGACGGAGAGCCGGGAGGTTTTTGTTCTGGGAATGGAATATGAAAAATAG
- the mraZ gene encoding division/cell wall cluster transcriptional repressor MraZ yields the protein MVSGGGKIKSRFRSRSEHILDSKGRLSFPSRFREVLRHIESDILMITNWGKYLRAYPVAEWEQLETKLLTDGKAQPGMQNFVRLIVSSVTECIPDKQGRILLPPTLRNEANLRKEVVLTGMLDWVEIWDKDAYDATHQATRDNFESYEEKLSKIGIF from the coding sequence GTGGTAAGTGGGGGCGGAAAAATTAAAAGCAGATTTCGCAGCAGATCAGAGCATATTCTGGATTCAAAAGGTCGGCTCAGTTTTCCCAGTCGCTTCAGGGAAGTTCTGCGTCACATCGAATCAGACATTCTTATGATCACCAACTGGGGGAAATATCTGCGTGCATATCCGGTTGCGGAATGGGAGCAGCTTGAGACAAAATTACTGACTGATGGCAAGGCACAGCCGGGAATGCAAAATTTTGTACGTCTTATTGTCTCAAGTGTTACGGAATGTATTCCCGACAAGCAGGGACGGATTCTGCTGCCGCCAACCTTGAGAAACGAGGCGAATCTGCGCAAAGAGGTGGTGCTCACCGGTATGCTGGACTGGGTGGAAATCTGGGATAAGGATGCCTATGACGCTACGCATCAGGCCACCAGGGATAATTTTGAAAGTTACGAAGAAAAGCTGTCGAAAATTGGAATCTTCTAA